One segment of Meriones unguiculatus strain TT.TT164.6M chromosome 3, Bangor_MerUng_6.1, whole genome shotgun sequence DNA contains the following:
- the Mob1b gene encoding MOB kinase activator 1B: protein MSFLFGSRSSKTFKPKKNIPEGSHQYELLKHAEATLGSGNLRMAVMLPEGEDLNEWVAVNTVDFFNQINMLYGTITDFCTEESCPVMSAGPKYEYHWADGTNIKKPIKCSAPKYIDYLMTWVQDQLDDETLFPSKIGVPFPKNFMSVAKTILKRLFRVYAHIYHQHFDPVIQLQEEAHLNTSFKHFIFFVQEFNLIDRRELAPLQELIEKLTSKDR, encoded by the exons tgGTAGTCGCTCTTCTAAAACTTTTAAACCAAAGAAGAACATCCCAGAGGGGTCTCACCAGTATGAGCTCTTAAAGCACGCAGAGGCCACACTTGGCAGTGGCAACCTCCGGATGGCTGTCATGCTCCCTGAGGGAGAGGATCTAAACGAGTGGGTTGCAGTTAACA CTGTGGATTTTTTCAATCAAATCAATATGCTTTATGGAACCATCACAGACTTCTGTACAGAGGAGAGCTGTCCGGTGATGTCAGCTGGACCAAA ATATGAGTATCACTGGGCAGATGGAACAAACATAAAAAAGCCCATTAAGTGCTCTGCACCAAAGTATATTGATTACCTGATGACTTGGGTTCAGGACCAGCTGGATGATGAGACATTATTTCCATCAAAAATTG GTGTTCCATTCCCGAAGAATTTCATGTCAGTGGCAAAAACAATACTTAAACGACTCTTTAGAGTTTATGCTCACATTTATCATCAACATTTTGACCCTGTTATCCAGCTTCAGGAGGAAGCACATCTCAATACATCTTTCAagcactttattttttttgttcag GAGTTCAACCTGATTGACAGAAGAGAACTTGCACCACTCCAAGAGCTGATTGAAAAACTCACCTCAAAGGACAGATAA